The genome window CAATCATTTCCAGCGCATCGCTACACGGTGGATCAGCAGCGACCACAATTCGGTCAACACGAGGATCATACCAGTACTCCTTCCTATCTTCTATCAGACGGTGTGGACCAGATCCACCGATCGGTGCTCTTTTTGACAGAGTTGcagaaaacattaattttctgCTTGGAGAAATGTGAATTAGgaagaaatgtgaaaaatgaagaaaatagtGAAGTAGCCCTGTCGTATAAAAACGTTATCAGTGCCATGAATGAGGAAGCGTTGGAAAGTATTGCTAAGCCTTAATATATTGACGTTCTTGTCAGTAAGAAAAGTTTAAACCTGCGAAAAATTAAAGTGTAGACGAAAGtatttttcacacaaattttcagactcgcACCGGTTgccttttttgctttttttttaagttgttttctttcaatgttcaaatacatatacatttattgaaattacaatttggaaaaaaacgtgaaaaattaaatttagaatgGCTTAAAACAGCCATGGTTTTTTGTTATTGGCCACCGCGATTCTTTCCAGTATTTCACCTTTTCCATACTTGTTACAAACATTGtgattatttttctgattggCCTGCACGGTGAATGCAAATCATAGCCGTCTCTTGGTGCGTAGAGTAGTTCGGATAGACAAATGACAAGAACTTTGGTATCATTAATTCTATAAAATACCTGTATTTGTCCGTTATTGTTAATACGTTCGCCAAGATACTTCCCTTCTTTGCAGATTTTCTGGATGAATTTCTGAAACTCTTTGAGTAGCTTGAGAAcacctgaaaatatatgaatCATTTGTTTGATTTATTTATGCAGGTCTACCTAAATAAAAACTGTCCGATAGTAACCACTTTTCTAGTTTATTTAATagtgttttcaatgtttctttGTTCGTGCAttcacgaattttttttagcaactCTTTCAAAGATTTCGAAAGAATATTCAGAAGATCACTGTGAAATCTGCTCTGTTGTTGAAGACCTGTCAACTGGTCTCCGTGTCTGATCAGGGAGTGGAGGAGGCCTTCAAATGCATTGTTTGcaattgcattattttcaacctaaattttcagttttaggctagtcttttttatttgtatttatataaatttttgtaccatctaaaaaaattttatttagcatgtttttttttatggaAACCAACAAAAACACTTACGCTTCAAACAATTCTTTAAGTTTATCTTGTCCTCTTGGTACATTCCCAGCAACATAATTAGCTATTACGCGAACTTCATCAGTAGAAGACGAATCATTGGAAAACgtgaatttttctgttttggaaTTATACCGATACTGTTTGGTTTTGCGAACAGAAGGAAGTTTTGGAGGAATCTTCATTTGAGATGGGATGTAAACAGGGCCAGGACAATTCCGCCGTCCGCAATAAGGACATACACGTTCACCAGAACATGATGATTCACTCTGAGGGACGGGTTGATGAGAGTTGGATAGTTCACTCTGGAAGACGGCTTGAGGAATACTAGTGAGTCCATTCCAACAAACATCCTGATATGGAAACCATGGTTCACTCCAAGTGGCGGgttgatgaaaattggaaaattgattggaAGAAATGTCTTGATGAGTACAGGTAGGTTCATTCCAAGAAACCTCTTCATAACTGGGTGGATGTTCACGGGATACTTCCGATGTGTCGTCGTGAAAGTGGTTCCAAACAGAATTGACTGCAATATATGACACCACGACGACAGGTATTGCAACGGCAACAGTACCCAGGAGACCCGTTCCAGCAACCAATTTAGCAGTAgcagccaaaaattcaaaaaacattctcGAAACTACATGGAAAAAGGGAATACGACTGAAACTGGAATGGCATAGGTTTTTATACAGATTGTTATCAGTTTCATCACTCGGCAAAGCATGAAGAAAGGTAGAAAATGTATTAGGAATATCGATGTCTCATGACCCTACTCCCCCGCATGGTGTAGAAATTGAACGGTTTTGTAGAAACTTCCAGTCAAGAttcgattttgattttttttttttctgaaatattaatttaagaAACGATGTGTTATCCTTTAGACATTGTGAAAtacaatttcgatgatttcgtggaggaaaaattaatttattgtgAAATACAAAGGAGTACATcgttatttgaaaactttcgatGTTGAAAAGTCAACAACTGAGTAAGGATGAGTattatttcagaattgaattttaatcaGAGGAAtcatttgtttgttttaataaaaaacaactttatggacgaaatttttccaattatgtGCTGAGAACCGTAAGAAACACCGTTTCGAAAGTATATGTGGTGGAATGAAAATagtcaatttcattttttttagaaaacaagaAGACTAGCAAATCGGAGATTTGCTAGGCTTCGCAGTTTGGTTCGGCGTAGAGTAACTCAAGAATAATTCGCTGTATTAATATTTAGCCAAGTGTTGAGTAAATGTCAAGTAAATGTGCTGAAGTTTGTCAAGACCGGCCAAATTTAGtttaatgataattttataaataacaatttccacttttcaaattgCACTTAACGGTTCCCCACAGTTGTCCAACGCTTCTAcatgtattcgggcctgcggccctcattGTGAATTATTGGGCTCAAAATAGGCTTAACAGTTGTCCAACGCTTCtatgtgtattcgggcctgtgGCCCTGAACCTGAAttatttagctaaaaataggcTTGACGGATCTCCAACACTTCTTCGTGTATTCGGGCATGCGGCCCTCAACTCGGGTTTATTGGGCTCAGAATAGGCTTAATGGCTGTCCAATACTtttgtgtattcgggcctgcggccctcaatccGGATTACCTGACCTTTCCAAAAACAGACGTAGTTATGGAAACATACGTCTCATAGAAGGCCTCCAGCCTGCTCTGCTGGAAGTGAGGTTTAAAGTCACCAAAATGTCCGAGAAGTGCGGTCCTCAATAGGattagaaaaaagtagaaatctcgaaaaatcttaaaaattaaattctcctcacgttataaaaataagaaatgaaattgaTCATTTTCCTCTCAtaaatagagagagagagagtggtagaaaagtttttcacgtttaatccatccatttaattttgcaaaatttgaatgatggcctacattttggaaagttggtcaatttttttccaaatagtttcaaaaaattggtaattcgAAGTTCTATCTTGTGCACAAATTGGAACCAAATGccagaaaaactgaagatttgggactgaaaaacataaaactcaccagtacaaagaaaatattcaattttcaactattgGGCAACTATTTTTGAGGCATTCGCACTTATTGAACGCAAATGCGCCAGCTATGAGCCAAGTTATTAAAGCTTAAGgtttgtacatttttgtcGGACACTCACGTGTCGAAAAGTtgcccttattttttatttctgtcaagaatgcaatttcaggatttaatataggaagagGCAGACTAGCGCGGCGGAGCCGCGCCAGCCCTTCGGGTATTGGGTGTGCCCGAAAAAATGGGGTCACTACGACCAAAACTGACTGAGTTATGGCCATTTGAAGTTTATATCATTTTTGGATCTATATTTATtatattcgggcctgcggccctcaaccTGACTTATTGGGCTCAGAATAGGTTTCACGGTTGCCCAACACTTCTTCGTGTATTGCCTGTTTTGCTGAGAATGTGGTTAGAAGTTCCCTACAGTTTTAAtgagtattcgggcctgcggccctcaaacctggtttgtaggcttgagcgaataacaatctgcttggaataggattaaagttggcccacagtttccaagagtgttcgggcctgcggccctcaaacctggtttgtaggcttgagcgaataacagtctgcttggaataggattaaagctggcccacagtttccatgagtattcgggcctgcggccctcaaacctggtttgtaggcttgagcgaataacaatctgcttggaataggattaaagctggcccacagtttccatgagtattcgggcctgcggccctcaaacctggtttgtaggcttgagcgaataacaatctgcttggaataggattaaagctggcccacagtttccatgagtattcgggcctgcggccctcaaacctggtttgtaggcttgagcgaataacaatctgcttggaataggattaaagctggcccacagtttccatgagtattcgggcctgcggccctcaaacctggtttgtaggcttgagcgaataacaatctgcttggaataggattaaagctggcccacagtttccatgagtattcgggcctgcggccctcaaacctggtttgtaggcttgagcgaataacaacctgcttggaataggattaaagctggcccacagtttccaagagtgttccctcaaacctggttgtTGGCTTAGAATAGGCTTAACGAATGTCCAACAATTGGACCCTAATTGGGCCTGTGGCCCTCAGCCTGAATTATTGAGCTAAGAATAAGAACAGTTGTCCAAAGCTTCTACTTGTActctttttcaattacaaaaaaaattttgaaaactattaaaataatataattctCTTTGCGTGataaataagaaatgaaaaattgccacaaaacagagggagagagagagtggaGAGAGAGTTTTTCACGtattacatatttttgttcatctttttagtttttcgaaaacttaaatgatggcctacatttttgaaattgggtCAATCAGCTTTATTTtagcttcaaaaaatcgggCTCATCGAGAGCTACAAAAAAGTTccggatttgaaattgattggAGCAAAGCCCGAGGTGCTACAGTCCGAAAAGTGGTTTTTCGCCAGTACTTGGGTATGCACAAAAATAAAGTACCTTTACTTTTCCGGCTCCCACGGGCTCCACGAGCAAAATCATGATACCCCGATTAGATGACCATACAGgtcaatatttttggaatcgagagaaacaaaaaaaaattgaaaattgacctGGTGAAACCACTTTTATAATTGCTCAAAAAAGCGTcagcaatatttttaaatttttcggacatttttccgggacattttaaattttcaaaaacggcCATCTTGGTCGCTATTTAAGAGGAAAAGTGcagaaatattggaaatacGTTTATTATTTGATTCTgcactaaaaatttcaatttttgttaaaaaactgGTTTGAAGTGGTTAAAATTAGAGAACGCGGTGCGAGAAGAGCCAAGCTAAAGTGGAAAGTACACGTATCTTTGCTGAAGCCAAacctatcaaaaaactttttaaaaaatgttcaaaattgcaTGCTCATTAATTTGTCAGTTCACAGTTTTGCTGAAGAACAAACTGTTTCAGCAATATATATacctgtttcaaaaattgaaaaactgcaaaacgaAAAACATGTAGACatgatttatttcaaaatcatcaactttttctcttttgttCCGTTCATAGATATCGATAAtgtaataaagaaaaaaaaagatcttgTGTAGAAGAAAATGACAAGTAAACGCTCGCCggcgatgatgatgataataATTACGAAAAGAAGGGGAGGGGAGTGGTGTCTGGAAACTGGGAAGGATAGAAAAAATAGTGATTGCTTGCTTGAGTGGTGACgaaccaaatttttgttggtggaaaaaactttttgaatggaaaaataaacaattgatGTTAAAGGGgactctaattttcagaaaataaatttcattttttccgaaaaaagttAACTGGCTGATCCAATATGTGGTGCTTGTGTCGATTAAGCTGATCGTCGTCGTCGTTTGAGCAGGCAGCTGAGTGGTGAGAACTCGCAGTCGTTCCATCCGTATCCGTCGCCACGTTTTGCGGTGAGCAGCTCGAATTGGATTCCGGGGTCGACGCCGGTGTAGGActagaaattttattaaaattatatgaaGCTTGAagatttttggcgggaaaatttggctttaaatggctattatcaatttttatattatttttttaagcttATATCTCGATTAATTTTATAGATATTAAATAAGTTTCAACTACAGAATTATAGAAAACCTTGTAACAAATGTtatgttaattttaaaaaaattcgataaaactAATGGTAACCCAGTTAGGAACTGATTTggctcatggtgcatcgacccgGAATCTCTCCGATTTGGAGCTCGAAGCTTCGTTGATTCTAACAGAAACCAACAAATTGAATATACTGAAATTGTGGAATAAACTTATAACAAAAGTTATgtcaattggcaatttttcaccattttttaaaacaacctAGATATAGTCTAGTGAAGatgataagtttttttttttcaatcgattaTAACTCTGGGCTTactagaaatatcaaaaagtttttaacagACAAATTgttaagctcaaaatttcaaatattttgtcaattgaaacttttttgatatctctgcCGGTTTTCGAGATATCTACGTTTAAATCTAAGTCACGCAGACAGCAGTGAGAGAGGGGGAGAGATTCAGACAGTCTAGcaatctgcgtctctccctcACACAGGCTGTCTCGTCTAGCATtcttaaagtttaaaatttctctaTCGGTTTGGAAAATGTGCCAACCAATAAAAAACcgtcagaaaatttgattctgATGATTTTCGAAACGGTAGTTTTATCATTTTGAATTGTAACTTAGATATCTCTTCAAGAAATGACGCTagcaaaaaattctcaatcaACAAATTGTTCAGCTAgaaattttaagtattttgctagtttaaagtttttcattatCTCTAACGGCTGCGAAGTTACAGGATTTCAAAGATAAGTGGCCACAACAGTGACTGAAAGAGTAGAAGAGGagtggagacgcagacagtcgctgcgtctcccctcctccCACAATATTTCCCACTTTCTACTTGAACCCGGTGTATCTTCTCAACGAGTAAAATTagagaaacaattttaattgacAAACTGATCAGCATAAGATTTTACAccaaacaaatttaaattcaaagcTAAAAAGGTTTCTGGTGACCTTCCCTCACACCTCTCCCTAATCAAAAAGTCATAAAGACGGATGTCTCATGCTGTTACAAATTAACGTCAAAAGTTTCATACATCTTGCTCTTTGGAGCAATTAATCTTTTACccccaccccccccccccccctgctCATGTCGTATATTTCTAATTTCCCCTACCCTTTGCTCTAcgattttgccaattttcgaaCAAATGACAGCACCACCAAAAGCCTATCGAAATTACGTCATAAAACCTCTGTGATGTTTTATTGCCCAATTTAggttcacattttttcaattttttcaacgtCTTTATTAGTTTGTGTGTGCACAGCTTTCGGCTTTTGACAGGGATTTGGGTAAGAAAAAATATGGGGGAATGgggcaaaaaatatatttaggcaagaaaatgagagaataGATGGGAGGTTAAGCTGGGTATGGgataaaaatggcaaaaaaaatttggcgaaaaaaaagttcaagatgAGACCATGGAAGTGTGTGGGAAGAACAAGGATATTTTGGGAGTAAGTttattttgggaattttgggATATTAGAACTTTCAGCGGAAAATTGTGTGAAACTCCAGACTTTTGCAGTCACATTGTAACCTGAAGCCTGAGGctttaagcctaagcctaagcctaagcctaagcctaagcctaagcctaagcctaagcctaagcctaagcctaagcctaagcctaagcctaagcctaatgcCTTAAGCCTAAAGCCCTAAGTCTAAagtcctaagcctaaacttaaGACCCTGAACCTAAGACCCTAAGCTTAAGACCTTGAACCTAAGACCCTAATTCTAAGGTCTTAAGCCTGGCCCTAACCCTGAGACCCTAAGCCTACGGCCCAAAGCCTAAGGACCTAAACCTGTtgccctaagcctaagcctaagcctaagacccCAAGCCCACGGctcaaaactcaattttaggGAAtttaagctcaattttttgtagattctCACCTGTGGTATAATTCGGCCCGCGGAGACGTGTCCCATCATcattgatgacgtggcaacgAGCAGAAGGAAGAATAGTGTTGTGGAGGTGGAGGATGCCATTATTCTAGTGGAGCAGCACACAGGCACACAGGAAAAGTTGTGCACGCGGCTTAGAAGGTTGAAGCGCGCAAAGAATGACATTCCGCCTGGCCACGCCCTCCATGTTACCGCTCGTTTTTGGAGATGGGGGCGGAGCCTGTGGAGcttcacacaattttttttttgttgagaggAGATGGGAAATTATATGAAgaaatagagagagagagagagaaggtaataataattgaaaaatttcagaaaaaaaaattgatgggaaTCGCTACCAGACACGACACTTTTCACGCGGATTCATTTGGCTTCCCGGCTCACAATTGTAGGCTTTCGCGAAATCGTAACTGTTGGAGAGTGGGCCTttgactctgaaaaaaattgttgggtTTTGAAAGATTAAGCataaaatttggagaattttgttagttgaaaactttttgatagctttcaCCGCTGCGGAGATACAAGAGGTTAAAGTTTAtagaaaatgtaattttttttatcagcTTTGACTTTAAACTCAAATATCTCTGCAGGGAAAACTGTCAGCAAAAATATGTCAATTGACTTaagcagaaaattttgagcattttgtcAGTGTAAAATTCTTTGATAGCACGTACCGCTGCGGAGATACAGGGAGTCAAAGGTGGAAAGCGAGACAGAGAGAAGAGTGTGGGAGGGGAAGAGACGCAGGCTATCTCCTCCCCTGCGTCTCCCCTTCTTCCACGCTATTTCTCCGTTTACACTGTAAATGCTTCCCTAATTCTTGCTCTTGTTTCTGCTCAttttcacatgttttttttcaaaaaaaaattccaaaaactttacCTCATTAGCATTTTCCGCCGCTTCAACGCCTtcgcaacattttttgtgttttttttttcgaaaaaaaatgtgtcggAAACAACACTATGATCTAgaccacaaaatttttgaaaaataatgaatcaGTCAACCCCCAGTTGGGAATTGATAACGTTATAAGGGTGGTGACAAGGGTAAAGTACATGAAACTTAGGCCCAGAGGGATTATGTGGTGTTTGGAGtaacttaaattttgaaaaataactttttatcaaaaaagtatGATTCAGAATTTCAAGCTGATAATTTCTTcgattggaaatttttcgttaTCTCTTGCCGTTGAAGAGATATACGCATTTGAAGTAGAAGTGGCGAAATAGTGTGgagggaggggagacgcagaagGCGAGGCAGCCTGCGTGTCTCCCCCTTCCACACTACCTCACTTATAAACTTTGGCCTCCTGTATCTCTGCAATGGgaagagctatcaaaaaaattttaactggcAAAATGGTTCAAATTTTATGCTTTACAATTTATGAATACACAATTCTAGTTTGCGGGGTTCATTGCAAACGTTTTAGGGTGCCACAGTGACCATGAGTGTTTGATTTTCAACTGTTCAACTTTTCACTTCCAAgtcgaatttaaaatattcaaacttgtGCACATTTGATCTCAACCCTCGCAATTTCCAAGTATTCAaatccaaattcaaattcaaaatctcacaTTTCACCAACCCCCACAATAGTGTATCTGTGCTTTCATCCCCCTCACCATCTCGACAAATAAGATCATAACGAAGCGAATTAAAAAAGGattttgagaagaagaagaagatgggtTTTCGAAATAAAGTGGCTCAATTTCTGCTTCTATTTACACAGCAGTAGCCGTGTGCACACACTTTTGGGTACACTAAGGGACGGCTGCTCACCGAATAGGTCCCGGAGAGTGCTCGGAAGTTCTCAGCTTGCGGATCGCCTCCTTGTCGTTCATGGTTCCACACCAGATTTGTGCGTAGTTCAGGAAGAAGAGCTGATCGTGTGTGAGGTTCACTCCGGGTAGCCGTGGTGGGCGCGAATGCcgtttttcgtattttttgtaGGCTCTGAAATGACGAACAATGAGTGAATAGGGCTTAAAAATAGATATTTGGGAAAGAAATGACATGCAAAAGAAAATTTGCCaataggggggggggggggggggtcgaACCCGGGACCTTTCGCACCATAGGCGAGCCTCTTACCAGATAAGCCATGGGAGTCGAGCACCACGCCGCAGGACTAGCACGTCACTGGGGCATATGGCGCAGCCGGTAATCGCCTCGCCTTTCACTTTTCAGGCTTAGGTTCGACCCCCAGGCTAGCCATTTAGGTTTTTCTACtcgtaaaatttaaattttttactctcAACCCCCGATTTCTTACCTATAAGCCTGCTTTAGACCTCCATTATCAGCGATATTTTCTCCTTTTGTggattttccattaatttgCATATTTATCTGGTCGAGCACATAGCTGGAGTACTGCTTTTCAATGCACTGCGCCTTATgctcaaactttgaaattgtgGCGTTGTCCCACCATTGGCGAATATTTCCAAGGTTATCGTACAGGcgtcctgaaaattttttaaactttttttttgggaaagaggaaaaagtgcaaaagaaACGTCATCTGACTGTTGAATGTTGAATGTTATAAAACAATATGATTCAagcaagtttcaaaatatcacacatttttctaattttttctcctttttccttCTAGGAACTCTATACAACATGCATGACTTGAAACattgatgaaaaaaagtataaaaaggGGGAATTTCAATGAATTCTAATGAATTGATGCGGCTTGGTGAATGACCAGGGAAGGAAGAAGgaaggaacttttttttttagaaattcttggaatttttgtaacaaaaaaatcctccagaaaattattttagaatttttttgctgatgaTGACGATGAGACAGtctgcatttaaaaaattcacctCTATCATCAAAACCATGTGTGATTTCGTGTCCGATAACTACTCCGATGCCTCCGAAGTTCATCGAAGACGGGAAGTCTTTGCTGTAGAACACTGGTTGCAAGATTCCGGcggggaaaactgaaaatttgaatttttgggtaaGAGTTCTGAAAagagtaaaaaattttaaacaattcgtcacttggaaatttttttctatctcAACCCGTTCTGGAGATACACCGGCTGGAAGAAAGCGCGTCGAGAGAGCGAGGAggagggggagacgcagactgtctcgttgtctgcgtctccccatCCCCTTCACTCTTTTTCCCTTGCATTTCGAACGCCTATATCTCCAGAACGGCAATAGTTagagaaaaatttccaattgaggaaatgttcatattttaattttctttttagtttggttaattttaaaactacacTTTACCCGGAACATCTAAAATCACCTAACTTTTAATCTTATAAGCCTCCGTGATGTTAAAAATGGGTCACTAATTGAAGATTTATGTGTCCTCATAATCCGTCTCAGTGTGGACAATAGgagttagaaaaatgaaacattatCGGATTAAGTGGGCTCACTGGAACCGGATTTGAGTCAGGAGTGGGTGGAAGTTGCCGAAATAGCCGGGAAAGTTTTAAATACGGGAATTCTAGAACttgaaaaatagcaatttAAGAATTCCAGAGATATCAAAGTAGTGCAATTCATCACTATtatcgttttaaaaattaacaaaaactttccaaacttttatgacatgcaaaagaaaatttatCACTCGTGGGGTCGAACCTGGGACCTTCTGCTTTATAGGTGAGTCTCTTACCAGCTGAGCCATTAAGCCAAACGCCGAGTCGCAGATCAAAAGCGTGGCGCAGCCGGTAAGCGCCTTGCCTTCTTAATTTCAGAGCTGGGTTCGACTCCCAGACTacccattttgttttttctactagatatttccctaattttattatttttcaagttttcaccCACCCCAAAAACTTACTAATTTCATTTGTATTCGGGCTGTAAAAAGCATTGACCAATGCGGCTCCAGCGACccatctgaattttttaaaaattaatttaaaactttgccattttttctataaatttgatCATGAATCACAAAGTATTAGTCATTGAAAATAACTCATTAGTAGTATGTTTTTTAtgatgacatttttttttagttttgtagaaaaattagagggactgaaagtttttgaaattggctTCATATTGAGATTTGGGTAAttattttggttatttttgtttaggttttcgagaaatttttggattttttttggttaaaactggaaaattagaaatggtCGGAAgagagaattttgaaaatagtttgaaattataaattttcaatttttgggctCACCTCTCCCTGTCAACAGCTTCTGTAATCCTCTCCAGAACATCTCGTTGGTATTGCTcgtaaaaactgaattttgttTGATAATAGTGTCCCGGGTAGACCTGAAAAGTGgtcttttttcagatgttttttcggaaaactcgATAATTACCTTAAAAGTCTTATACTCATTGTTCACCGCTGCCGGGTCGTTCAAATAATCTGGATAGCCAATTTTCCGCTTCATCTCGTttacctggaaaaaatttttaaactttcagaaatttttttttcaaattttaccttCTGTTTTGCCGTCTGTTTTGTCTCCTTAGTGAGCCAATCTTCGCTGAGCAACAAGTCCACGAAAGACTCCATAATCAGTGAAATCATCTCttccacctgaaaattttgtagaaattgtcgattttttgtggGTCACgtgggaaattttttcactcgAGTTTTCTTCGAGTTTTCAACTAACACTTTGTAGAGCGGTAAAAGTGAACTccgtaaaaaataattaaccaCTCGGGGGTTCAAACCCGTGATTTTCTTCTTCACAAGCACACCTCTTACCAGTTGAGCCAAGCGCCACCCACCGCCTCCATTTCGCGGGGCGCATGGCTCAGCCGGTAAGCGCCTCACCTTCTACTTTTCTGGCATAGGTTCGACCCCAGGCGTGCGATTTAGGTTTTTCTATCCGTAacgttggaaattttcagccttTTCAGCCTCAGCCCCCGATTTCTCACCCATAAGCCTGTCTATTTcggttaaaatttttttttttgaaaattaaaaaaaatcagaaaagccTACCTGTTGCTTGGCTTCATgatcaaaatgatttttcacataaatcGCTGACGTGGCCATTGGCATTAGGCTATTGATCCGTGTCACACATCCGTGCCATCGCACTTTTTGTACATtcatgactgaaaatttttggtgattttttaagaatttttttttggaattttcaaatttcaaacttaaacATCTCAGAAGTTATAAGAGTTTTCTTAAAACAATGTTTACTAGTTAGAAACTTTTTAGTAGCTCTTCTAGGTTTTGAGATATTCGaggaaaaaacagaaaaaactcACTATTCAAAGTCttgtaaaacttgaaaatggtCAGTGCAAATGGATCGGGGAGGTCTCTGAGCATAGTTTTAAAGAACCAACACCATTCCAGATAGTTCACAATCAATCTGTTATCATATTGTGGAATGAGAACATCCAGCCGGCGGAGGAATTCATAGCCGTAGACTACGACTTCCGTGTTGTCATCGAAGGTAATTCGTTTGccattctggaaaaaaagtggttttttatttggaaaaatatcagaaactttgtaaaaCTAgctaaatttcaacaaatgattctttaagtttttaaagattaatAAATGGTCAGTGCAAAGGTCAGTGCAACTgatgtattttaaaaactgtgtacttaaatg of Caenorhabditis elegans chromosome II contains these proteins:
- the T05A8.2 gene encoding uncharacterized protein (Partially confirmed by transcript evidence), translating into MFFEFLAATAKLVAGTGLLGTVAVAIPVVVVSYIAVNSVWNHFHDDTSEVSREHPPSYEEVSWNEPTCTHQDISSNQFSNFHQPATWSEPWFPYQDVCWNGLTSIPQAVFQSELSNSHQPVPQSESSCSGERVCPYCGRRNCPGPVYIPSQMKIPPKLPSVRKTKQYRYNSKTEKFTFSNDSSSTDEVRVIANYVAGNVPRGQDKLKELFEALKIMQLQTMHLKASSTP
- the nep-2 gene encoding Neprilysin-2 (Confirmed by transcript evidence) produces the protein MRPDEEDGTTKSPGSRWTRIWAIIALILLILFLLVLGAAIYFYINYKDSSDVCLSPGCIKTASVILSSMNSSVDPCDDFYEFACGQWIKGHPIPDDAPSVSNFENLGQDLEFALKELLDENDEPYDYETSAVGKAKYFYNLCLNESEILDNWRTTFDEVVKSFGGWPSLGHQMKPDASIEMLYADMVAKFKADSLFKATVQPDDKNSQRHVLLIDQPQLNLFARDFYVAAENEERMAYLQLIRDVLILLDADRTRATLDAKEIIDFETALANITMADEHRHDIAELYTKITLGEMRRSLPHFNWPLFFNRMFKDLHEKNGKRITFDDNTEVVVYGYEFLRRLDVLIPQYDNRLIVNYLEWCWFFKTMLRDLPDPFALTIFKFYKTLNIMNVQKVRWHGCVTRINSLMPMATSAIYVKNHFDHEAKQQVEEMISLIMESFVDLLLSEDWLTKETKQTAKQKVNEMKRKIGYPDYLNDPAAVNNEYKTFKVYPGHYYQTKFSFYEQYQRDVLERITEAVDRERWVAGAALVNAFYSPNTNEIIFPAGILQPVFYSKDFPSSMNFGGIGVVIGHEITHGFDDRGRLYDNLGNIRQWWDNATISKFEHKAQCIEKQYSSYVLDQINMQINGKSTKGENIADNGGLKQAYRAYKKYEKRHSRPPRLPGVNLTHDQLFFLNYAQIWCGTMNDKEAIRKLRTSEHSPGPIRVKGPLSNSYDFAKAYNCEPGSQMNPREKCRVW
- the nlp-99 gene encoding Neuropeptide-Like Protein (Confirmed by transcript evidence;~Product from WormBase gene class nlp) is translated as MASSTSTTLFFLLLVATSSMMMGHVSAGRIIPQSYTGVDPGIQFELLTAKRGDGYGWNDCEFSPLSCLLKRRRRSA